The Streptomyces sp. NBC_00659 genomic interval GCTTCACCCCGGGACTCTCCCAGCTCGGCCAGAGCCTGGAAGGCAACCAGCACGGCTCCGTCGCCGCCGCCCAGCAGACCCCGGGCGGGCTGTTCGGGCAGCAGCAGGAGCGGGCCGCCGCCGAAGCGGCCGCGGCCGTCGCCGAACAGGCCGCCGACGCCGCGTCCCAGGCCGCGTCGCGGCCGGACGGCGGCACCTCCGCCCGGCACGGCGACACGAAGTACTACCGGATCCAGCCGCCCGAGGGCCGTCACCACGACTCGCTCTGGGAGGTCGCGCAGCGCCACCTCGGCGACGGGCGCCGGTACAAGGAGATCTACGAGCTCAACAAGGACCGTACGCAGCCCGACGGGTCCAAACTGTCCGAGGCCAGCCTCATCCGGCCCGGCTGGATCATGGAGATGCCCGGCGACGCCCACGGCGGCGAGCTCGTCGAGATGCCCGACGCCGAGCCCGGGATCCCGGAGCAGGCCGAGCGGCAGATCCAGCAGCAGATCCACGACTACGCGAAGACCGGCGATCACCGGCAGGCCGACGGCCGGCAGGACAGCGGCGCCGACCGGAGCGGCCGGACCGACCGGGACACCGCGCAGTTCCGCGTGCCCCAGCAGCGGGCCGGCGGCGACCCTGACCAGGAGCGTGAGCGCGCCGCCTCCGACGAGACCGCCGCGGACTCGCGCGACGGACAGAGCTCGCAGCCGGCCGCCGCGGAGAGCGGGCCCGCCTTCGGGCTGCCCGAGGCCCTCGTCGGCGCACCCCTCCTCGCCGCGGGCCTCCTCGGGGCCCTCGGCCGGCGCCGCCGACAGGCCCTGTGGCAGTCGGCGCTCGGTGCCGTCCGCGGGCACCGGGGAATGGAGCCGCCGGTTCCCACCGGATCCGCTCAGGACGCCCAGGACGCGCTGCTCGTCGGCGCCGACCCCGAAGGCGTACGTCTCCTCGATCTGTCGCTGCGCGGACTCGCGGCCGCTCTCGCCGCCGAGTCCCGCCCGTTGCCGACCGTCTACGCGGCCTGGCTCGGCGGCGACGGCGATCTGCACCTCCAGCTCGCCCAGCCGGCCGGAAAGCCGCCCGCGCCGTGGCAGCTCGGCCAGGACCAGACGTTCTGGATGCTGGCACGCGCCGACGCCGAGCGGTACGAGGAGACCGACACCGCCGCCCCGTACCCCGGCCTCGTCAGCCTCGGCACCATGGACGACTCGCGGCTCCTGCTCAACCTGGAGGCCGTGCCCGGCATCGTCTCCCTGAGCGGAAGCGCGACCGACCGCGCGGCCGTCTTCGCCTCCGTCGCCGCCGAACTGGCCACCAACGGCTGGTCGGACCGCATGACGATCACGCTCGTCGGCTTCGGCGAGGACCTGACGCCGCTCGCGCCCAACCGGCTGCGCCACCTCGACGACATCGAGGCGCTCGTCGAGACCATGGAGGCCGAGACCAGGCAGCGGCGCGGCGCGCTGGGTGCCGCCGGACACGACTCCGTGCTCACCGGCCGTACCGGGCCCGCCCAGCACACCCGTTGGGCCCCGCATCTCGTCCTCCTCGC includes:
- a CDS encoding BTAD domain-containing putative transcriptional regulator yields the protein MARRTNSSSTGGSPGPRNRTPQPLPRRRRTFGDFVKAFGAFVALLVLLVGVPGALVVAVGWPLPHGAPSVDWLQQEITVGTFIHVLTVLVWLAWAQFTACVLVEMKAALSGVGLPNRVPGAGASQLLARQLVAALLLVGAAAASFTPGLSQLGQSLEGNQHGSVAAAQQTPGGLFGQQQERAAAEAAAAVAEQAADAASQAASRPDGGTSARHGDTKYYRIQPPEGRHHDSLWEVAQRHLGDGRRYKEIYELNKDRTQPDGSKLSEASLIRPGWIMEMPGDAHGGELVEMPDAEPGIPEQAERQIQQQIHDYAKTGDHRQADGRQDSGADRSGRTDRDTAQFRVPQQRAGGDPDQERERAASDETAADSRDGQSSQPAAAESGPAFGLPEALVGAPLLAAGLLGALGRRRRQALWQSALGAVRGHRGMEPPVPTGSAQDAQDALLVGADPEGVRLLDLSLRGLAAALAAESRPLPTVYAAWLGGDGDLHLQLAQPAGKPPAPWQLGQDQTFWMLARADAERYEETDTAAPYPGLVSLGTMDDSRLLLNLEAVPGIVSLSGSATDRAAVFASVAAELATNGWSDRMTITLVGFGEDLTPLAPNRLRHLDDIEALVETMEAETRQRRGALGAAGHDSVLTGRTGPAQHTRWAPHLVLLAAEPSPVDALRLAELAADAGRLGIGYLVGTESGELPGAAWEMEITREGKLLAPLLGLELDAQMLPVAQQRAVVELFVEADPEGGPDGPSSSPPFLVDISEQGRPAVYARLVGPYEIIGLETPEGERSPLLHEALALLLLHREGVHPRVLSSALWPRGVTEDVRDALVERLRGWLGTDPDGTPRLGADATGRLTLAKSVVSDLDVLRSLYHEATQGKGVDSRVVRGRLLTDALVLVRGPLLADRPEGRYGWLTHEIIDAQLPLLVADIGLALSAFHLEKDRAEKAIEALNASMNSAPADERLWNELLRATHATGDEDKVKRLAADLVARSGARGLPPRTEALLDELLPAWRSGAAAVS